Part of the Planifilum fulgidum genome is shown below.
CCGCTTCCGGAAGACACCCTGTTTAAGCGCTATCAGTTTACGGAAGACGGCATTTCCCCGCGCGTTTTGCCCGGCATGAAAAACGGTCTGCACCATGTGACGGGGGTGGAGCACGACGAGACGGGCCGTCCCTCGGAAAATCCGGTCAACCGGAAGAAGATGATGGACAAGCGCTTGTCCAAATTGGCGAGGGGAATCGAGTTTGAAAATCCGGTGTTCGTCGATGCCGCCCACGAAGAGGCCGACCTTCTGATCGTGGGGATCGGTTCCACCCGCGGGACGATCCAGGAAGCGATGGAGCGCCTCACCGGCGAGGGAATCAAGGCGAATCACATTCACATCCGGCAGGTTCTTCCCTTCCCGACGGAGCCGGTGCGCGAGCAGATGAAAAAGGCAAAACGGGTCGTCGTCGTGGAAAACAATGCCACCGGGCAACTGGCATCGCTTTTGAAGCTTCACGTGGGCATGGCCAATAAGATTGTCCATGTCGGAAAATATGATGGCACGCCGTTTTTGCCCTCGGAAGTTTACAATCAGTGTAAGGAGCTGATGGTCCATGGCCACGTTTAAACAATTCCGGAACAAAGTGAAACCCAACTGGTGCCCGGGGTGTGGAGACTTTTCCGTGTTGGCCGCCATGCAGCGCGCCTTCGCCAATCTCGGCTTGGAGCCGGAAGATGTGGCGATCGTTTCGGGGATCGGATGCTCCGGCCGGATTTCCGGCTATCTCAACGCATACGGTTTTCACGGCATTCACGGCCGCGCCCTTCCCATCGCCCAGGGGCTGAAGCTGGCCAACCGGGATCTGACGGTGGTTGCCGCAGGCGGTGACGGAGACGGCTTTGCCATCGGGATGGGCCATACGATTCACGCGATTCGGCGCAATGTGGACATCACCTACATTGTGATGGATAACCAGGTATACGGTTTGACGAAGGGGCAAACCTCTCCCCGCAGCGAAGTGGGGTTCAAAACGAAGAGCACGCCGATGGGATCGATTGAATCGCCCCTGTCGCCGATGGAAATGGCTTTGACGGTCGGGGCGGGCTTTGTGGCCCAAGGGTTTTCCAGCGATCTGAAGCAGTTGACGCGCCTGATCGAAGAGGGGATCAAACACAAGGGGTTCTCCCTCATCAATGTGTACAGCCCCTGCGTGACTTACAACAAGATCAACACCTATGACTGGTTCAAGGATCATTTGGTGAACCTGGATGAGGAAGAGGGGTACGATCCCTCCGACCGCACCATGGCGATGCAGAAATTGATGGAACACAACAGCCTGGTGACGGGAATCATTTATCAGGACAAGAACCGCCCCTCCTATGAGGACATGATTCCCGGATTCCGCAAGGAGCCCCTTGCCAAACAGGATCTGACCCTGCCCCGCGAAAAATTTGAGGAATTGGTCGCGGAATTTTCCTGATGAACGGGCCGCTTCGCATGAAGCGGCTTTTTGTTTTGGATAGAATAAAGAAGAAAATCCCGCATATCGTCGGAGGGGAGATCAGCGTCATGAAGTGGAGAGTCCTCGGATGCCATTCACCGTTTCCGGGTCCCGGCGGCGCCACCCCCGGATATCTGCTGGAGGCGGAGGGGCGGAGGATCCTGATCGACTGCGGCAGCGGTGTGCTGTCCAAACTGGCCCAAATGTGTCCCCCGTACCGCCTGGATGCGGTGATTTTGTCCCATCTTCATCACGACCACATCGCCGACTTCTTCGTATTGCAGTATGCCGTCGGAACGGCGATGCGCCGGGGATGGCGGCGGGAGCCCCTTCCGGTGTACGCTCCCACCCGTCCCGAAAAATGGGGGAATCTCCTTTCCTACGGCGACGCGATCCGGCTTCATCCCATCCGGGAGGGGGAAAAATGCATCCTCGGCGGGTGGGAAGCGACCTTTTTCCGGACGGATCACGCCGTTCCCTGCTTTGCGGTTCGTCTGGAGGGGTTTGGACGCACCATTTTGTACGGGGCCGATGCGGGGCCGAAAACGGATTGGACCAGGATGGCGAGGGAGCCCGATCTGTTTGTCTGCGAAGGCACGTTTTTGGAGCGGGACCTTCCCGAGGAGCCCGTCGGCCATTTGTCGGTCAGGCAGGCGGCGGAGGCGGCGGAGCTCCTTCGGGCCAGGGGACTGCTGCTGACCCACCTGTTTCCGGAATATGGTCGCGCCGAGATCGAAGAGGAGGTAAAGGGAAGCTATTCGGGGCGGTGGTGGCTGGCGGAGACCGGATTGGTCCTGCCTTTGTGAAAAACGCCTCCGCCCGGGGAGGCCGCGCCAGGAAATCCCCCTTTTTTTGTTGAAATCAAAGATGAGGGTAAAAATTTTCCCTTTTTTAACTTTCTGTTTACCTGCCCTTAACAGCAGGCGGGTACGCTGGAGATGAAGCCTTGATTCCGATGAAAGAGGGGGAGGAAGGTTGGGGAAACGGCCTCTGTTTCGGTCAATTCTTTCATTGGGGATTGCCGCGCTTCTGTTCATCTGCTCGGTGGGCCCGGTTTGGGCGGGAGGAGAGAATGCCGGCGGCCGGTCGCCCAGTCAGCGGCTGATCGATGTGCAGATCTTGGGCATCAACGATTTTCACGGACAGTTGAACGTGACCCAATGGGTGAATGAAAAGCCCGCCGGCCGGGCCGATTATTTGGCGGCCCATCTGAAGCGCCGCGCGGCGGCGAACAAGAACACGCTGATCGTTCACGCAGGGGACATGGTGGGGGCAAGTCCCCCGATATCGGCTTTGCTCCAGGACGAACCGACGATCGATTTTCTGAACCGGATCGGGGTGGATGTGGGAACCCTGGGCAATCATGAGTTTGATGAAGGCGTGGAGGAAATGCTCCGGCTGATCCGCGGGGGTTCCCACCCCAACACCGGTGATTTTCCCGGAGCGGATTTTCCCTATGTGGTCGCCAACGTGCTGGACAAGAAAACAAAAAAGCCGATTCTTCCCCCCTATGTGGTGAAGAGAGTAGGGGGCGTGCCGATCGGCTTTGTCGGTGTGGTGCTCACTGACACGCCGAGTCTGGTCAATCCCGCCGGAGTCCGGTCGGTGGAATTTGTCGACGAGGTGACCGCCATCAACCGGGCGGTGAAGCAGCTGAAGAAGAAGGGGGTCCGGGCCATCGTGGTGCTGGCCCACGTTCCCGGTTCCTCCCATTTGGACGGCAGCG
Proteins encoded:
- a CDS encoding MBL fold metallo-hydrolase; the protein is MKWRVLGCHSPFPGPGGATPGYLLEAEGRRILIDCGSGVLSKLAQMCPPYRLDAVILSHLHHDHIADFFVLQYAVGTAMRRGWRREPLPVYAPTRPEKWGNLLSYGDAIRLHPIREGEKCILGGWEATFFRTDHAVPCFAVRLEGFGRTILYGADAGPKTDWTRMAREPDLFVCEGTFLERDLPEEPVGHLSVRQAAEAAELLRARGLLLTHLFPEYGRAEIEEEVKGSYSGRWWLAETGLVLPL
- a CDS encoding 2-oxoacid:ferredoxin oxidoreductase subunit beta, whose amino-acid sequence is MATFKQFRNKVKPNWCPGCGDFSVLAAMQRAFANLGLEPEDVAIVSGIGCSGRISGYLNAYGFHGIHGRALPIAQGLKLANRDLTVVAAGGDGDGFAIGMGHTIHAIRRNVDITYIVMDNQVYGLTKGQTSPRSEVGFKTKSTPMGSIESPLSPMEMALTVGAGFVAQGFSSDLKQLTRLIEEGIKHKGFSLINVYSPCVTYNKINTYDWFKDHLVNLDEEEGYDPSDRTMAMQKLMEHNSLVTGIIYQDKNRPSYEDMIPGFRKEPLAKQDLTLPREKFEELVAEFS